A portion of the Halalkalicoccus tibetensis genome contains these proteins:
- a CDS encoding thiamine pyrophosphate-requiring protein, producing MDVNEAIAETLREEGVEYLFGFPSNPLFDTDSAEEAGIRSIITRQERTAVHMADAVGRLTAGEQVGAFACQHGPGTENSIGAVAQAYGESAPIVAIPAGYDLAKTDVDPKFNSLVSYQSVSKSCEQLADPEAVGETMRRAFSNARNGRPRPSVVEVPKDVFYTDLEGEFEYTPSKARRSGPDPEDVETAAEILAEAERPVIFAGQGVHYAKGWDSLVEFAETLEAPVATSLNGKSAFPEDHPLSLGAASKSEPGQLSHFMREADVLFGIGCSFTDTAYGLTVPDGPEIVHSTLDPTDIDKDEVSSHSLVGDAKLTLEALVEALGERVDEDRGQADDVASEIEDVREEWLADWEPKLTSEDTPINPYRVIRELDEIVDKEEVVITHDAGNPRDFLAPFFEVTEPLSYIGWGKTTQLGYGLGLTMGAKLVHSEKLCINVWGDGAIGMTALDLETAAREEIPILSIHLSNFEMASYDTPFGGHWADVADGLGCYGERVEDPDELGAAIERGIEKTEEGTPALIEVITSKETELSRPDLE from the coding sequence ATGGACGTCAACGAAGCGATCGCGGAGACGCTACGAGAGGAGGGTGTAGAGTACCTGTTCGGGTTCCCGAGCAACCCGCTGTTCGACACGGATTCGGCGGAGGAGGCCGGGATCCGGTCGATCATCACCAGACAGGAACGAACGGCGGTCCACATGGCCGACGCCGTCGGCCGGCTGACCGCCGGCGAGCAGGTCGGCGCGTTCGCCTGCCAGCACGGGCCGGGCACCGAGAACTCGATCGGCGCCGTCGCCCAGGCCTACGGCGAGTCCGCGCCGATCGTCGCGATCCCCGCGGGTTACGACCTCGCGAAGACCGACGTGGACCCGAAGTTCAACTCGCTGGTGAGCTACCAGTCGGTGAGCAAGTCCTGCGAGCAGCTCGCCGACCCCGAGGCCGTCGGCGAGACGATGCGCCGGGCGTTCAGCAACGCTCGCAACGGTCGACCCCGGCCCTCCGTGGTCGAGGTCCCCAAGGACGTCTTCTACACGGATCTCGAGGGGGAGTTCGAGTACACCCCCTCGAAGGCGCGCCGCTCGGGGCCGGACCCCGAGGACGTCGAGACGGCCGCGGAGATCCTCGCCGAGGCCGAGCGCCCGGTGATCTTCGCCGGCCAGGGCGTCCACTACGCGAAGGGGTGGGACTCGCTCGTGGAGTTCGCCGAGACCCTCGAAGCCCCCGTGGCGACGAGTCTCAATGGAAAGAGCGCGTTCCCCGAGGACCACCCGCTCTCGCTGGGCGCCGCGAGCAAGAGCGAGCCCGGCCAGCTCTCGCACTTCATGCGCGAGGCCGACGTGCTCTTCGGTATCGGCTGCTCGTTCACCGACACCGCCTACGGGCTGACGGTGCCCGACGGCCCCGAGATCGTCCACTCGACGCTCGACCCCACGGACATCGACAAGGACGAGGTCTCGTCGCACTCGCTGGTCGGCGACGCCAAGCTCACCCTCGAGGCGCTGGTCGAGGCGCTCGGCGAGCGGGTCGACGAGGACCGCGGGCAGGCCGACGACGTCGCCAGCGAGATCGAGGACGTTCGGGAAGAATGGCTCGCCGACTGGGAGCCCAAACTCACCTCGGAGGACACCCCGATCAACCCCTACCGCGTGATCCGCGAGCTCGACGAGATCGTCGACAAGGAGGAGGTCGTCATCACCCACGACGCGGGCAATCCCCGAGATTTCCTCGCGCCTTTCTTCGAGGTGACCGAGCCCCTCTCGTACATTGGCTGGGGCAAGACCACCCAGCTGGGCTACGGGCTCGGCCTGACGATGGGCGCGAAGCTCGTTCACTCCGAAAAGCTCTGTATCAACGTCTGGGGCGACGGCGCGATCGGGATGACCGCCCTCGATCTGGAAACCGCGGCCCGAGAGGAGATCCCGATCCTCTCGATCCACCTGAGCAACTTCGAGATGGCCTCCTACGACACGCCCTTCGGCGGGCACTGGGCGGACGTCGCGGACGGCTTGGGTTGCTACGGCGAGCGCGTCGAGGACCCCGACGAGCTGGGTGCGGCCATCGAACGCGGCATCGAGAAGACCGAGGAGGGAACGCCCGCACTGATCGAGGTCATCACCTCGAAGGAGACCGAGCTCTCGCGGCCGGACCTCGAATAA
- a CDS encoding CoA transferase, protein MAGNRGPLSGVSVVEMTAHRAGPFCGALLADMGAEVVKIERPGVGDPARSQGVGPEGKSGYFMANNRNKKSVTLDLKSEAGVEAARPLLEATDVFVENFGYGVTDKLGIGYEDLRERNPELVYASIKGYGESGPYKEKPGLDLILQAEGGIMSVTGPEGGQPVKVGQAIGDLTTGMFAAMGVLARLYERERVDERSDEFVGKFDVGLFDSIVTLMNEYLTEYSMDGSVPGPQGTSHQTLVPYQRFETSNGALVTGVPSDDRWDDFAELLGREELLEYPTNDDRQEHAEEVLEIIEAEFEMESTEHWLDALTEYGFPCGPINDVEGVVEHEQTAARDLTIPHEDPDWGECLLPGHPIDFAGYEPEIREPAPRLGEHTEEVFEDVAGDQTTLEEWTAGGAFGD, encoded by the coding sequence ATGGCCGGGAACCGGGGTCCGCTCTCGGGAGTTTCGGTCGTCGAGATGACCGCCCACCGCGCGGGTCCGTTCTGTGGCGCGCTGCTCGCGGACATGGGCGCGGAGGTCGTGAAGATCGAACGCCCCGGCGTCGGCGACCCCGCGCGCTCCCAGGGCGTCGGCCCCGAGGGCAAATCGGGCTACTTCATGGCCAATAATAGAAACAAGAAGTCGGTGACGCTCGATCTCAAGAGCGAGGCGGGCGTCGAGGCCGCCCGGCCCCTGCTGGAGGCGACCGACGTCTTCGTCGAAAATTTTGGATATGGTGTCACCGACAAGCTCGGCATCGGCTACGAGGATCTCCGCGAACGCAATCCCGAGCTCGTCTACGCGAGCATCAAGGGCTATGGCGAGAGCGGGCCGTATAAGGAAAAGCCGGGCCTCGACCTGATCCTCCAGGCCGAGGGCGGGATCATGAGCGTCACCGGGCCCGAGGGCGGCCAGCCCGTGAAGGTCGGGCAGGCGATCGGCGACCTGACGACGGGGATGTTCGCGGCGATGGGCGTGCTCGCCAGGCTCTACGAACGCGAACGCGTCGACGAGAGGAGCGACGAGTTCGTCGGGAAGTTCGACGTCGGGCTGTTCGACTCCATCGTGACGCTCATGAACGAGTACCTGACCGAGTACTCGATGGACGGATCGGTTCCGGGCCCGCAGGGAACGAGCCACCAGACGCTCGTGCCCTACCAGCGCTTCGAGACCTCGAATGGGGCGCTCGTCACGGGCGTCCCGAGCGACGACCGCTGGGACGACTTTGCCGAGCTGCTGGGCCGCGAGGAGCTCCTCGAATACCCGACCAACGACGACCGCCAGGAGCACGCCGAGGAGGTACTGGAGATCATCGAGGCGGAGTTCGAGATGGAGAGCACGGAGCACTGGCTCGACGCGCTCACGGAGTACGGCTTTCCCTGCGGGCCGATCAACGACGTCGAGGGCGTCGTCGAGCACGAACAGACCGCGGCGCGCGACCTGACGATCCCCCACGAGGACCCCGACTGGGGCGAGTGTCTGCTGCCGGGCCACCCGATCGACTTCGCGGGCTACGAGCCCGAGATCCGCGAGCCGGCGCCGCGGCTCGGCGAGCACACCGAGGAGGTCTTCGAGGACGTTGCGGGCGACCAGACGACGCTGGAGGAGTGGACCGCGGGCGGGGCGTTCGGCGACTGA
- a CDS encoding enoyl-CoA hydratase/isomerase family protein: MASHTAYESISVDVEDRVAMIEFHRPEVYNALNDAVMLDLSRAFDEIQLDREIDAVVVTGEGEDAFSAGADITEYAGPAEEHAHQEDRQELFYEMYRKPLECHAPVIAKVNGYCVGGGLIFAMFCDMRVAVEGAKFGVPTANIGQIPTGGSNKRAIELVGEAKAKEIVFTAGFIDAAEAERIGLVNHAVPREELDSTVEGIVEGIQSTGRKAVKNSKRALNYAAEAPDAETAREFEAELWWEQFASDERRELVDEFNEGE; this comes from the coding sequence ATGGCAAGCCACACGGCCTACGAGAGCATCAGCGTCGACGTCGAGGACCGGGTCGCCATGATCGAGTTCCACCGCCCTGAGGTGTACAACGCGCTGAACGACGCGGTGATGCTCGACCTCTCCAGGGCCTTCGACGAGATCCAACTCGACAGGGAGATCGACGCGGTCGTCGTCACCGGCGAGGGCGAGGACGCCTTCTCTGCTGGCGCCGACATCACCGAGTACGCCGGCCCTGCGGAGGAACACGCCCACCAGGAGGACCGCCAGGAGCTGTTCTACGAGATGTACCGGAAACCCCTCGAGTGCCACGCGCCCGTGATCGCGAAGGTCAACGGGTACTGTGTGGGTGGCGGGCTGATCTTCGCGATGTTCTGTGACATGCGCGTCGCCGTCGAAGGGGCGAAGTTCGGCGTGCCGACCGCGAACATCGGCCAGATCCCCACCGGAGGATCGAACAAGCGCGCGATCGAGCTCGTCGGGGAGGCGAAGGCGAAGGAGATCGTCTTCACCGCGGGGTTCATCGACGCCGCGGAGGCCGAACGGATCGGCCTGGTCAACCACGCTGTCCCGCGCGAGGAGCTCGATTCGACGGTCGAGGGGATCGTCGAGGGCATCCAGAGTACGGGTCGAAAGGCCGTGAAGAACTCCAAGCGCGCGCTCAACTACGCCGCGGAGGCGCCCGACGCCGAGACCGCCCGCGAGTTCGAGGCCGAGCTCTGGTGGGAGCAGTTCGCCAGCGACGAACGGCGCGAGCTGGTCGACGAGTTCAACGAGGGTGAGTGA
- a CDS encoding FAD-binding and (Fe-S)-binding domain-containing protein encodes MATSDRNDPATDDRANYDYTNGDVERPDLVSDLEARVEGDVRFDEYSRELYATDASAYEVTPIGVVFPTSTEDIAAVMTYCAGREIPVLPRGGGTSLAGQAVNEAVVLDLSRYMNGITDVDPDAIRARAQTGVTLGELNRTLEPEGIKFAPDPSTADRSALGGAIGNNTTGAHSLLYGKTDAYVEECEAVLSDGSVHTFGEIGIDELRERSDPDGELIERIYAEVVRIIDEESDAVAERYPSMKRNVSGYNLDVLVEEASEAQRASEDTSGVTASSGEGSTEAGVVNLARLLVGSEGTLAIVTEAEVSLEPIPETKSIGLLTYHSLLEAMEDVGPILEHEPAALEVLDGVLVDLARGLDEFKDVIGILPDETDTFLLVEFYADSDEERREKVEGLLEDRVGEIAFDGYEAYDEETRKEFWKMRKASTPILLSRTGDEKHIAFIEDVAIPPEHLPEYTADFQEVFEEHDTFGSFYAHAGPGCMHVRPLIDTKTAEGVETMVSISDAATDLAVKYGGSVSGEHGDGRARTQWNRKLYGEHLWEVFRDLKTAFDPDWLLNPGSVCGDFDMSENLRFGPDYEFEAGFDPELNWENENGFQGMAELCHGCGGCRTSQDGAGGVMCPTYRASQEEITSTRGRGNMLRQAMSGDLPEEEQFDVEFMHEVMDLCVGCKGCARDCPSEVDMAKMKVEVEHEYLKRHGVDLRSRVFARIDWLSDLGSATAPVSNLASSLPGSGLVTEKVLGIARERTLPAFEPETLTEWYEKRGPQVSETEADRRVLLFPDTFTDHNNTKAGKAAIRVLEAANVHVRIPEGVTGSGRPAHSKGLIDLAKEKADRNVTALAPDVNAGWDVVVVEPSDAVMFQLDYLDLLSGDAVERIAENTYGVMEYVDRFRLDEAMRFGALDESLTYHGHCHQKAVKKDHHTVGVLRRAGYRVDPLDSGCCGMAGSFGYEAEHYSMSQAVGSILFGQIEESTGESVVAPGSSCRSQIGDEYGEKPPHPVRKLEAALV; translated from the coding sequence ATGGCTACGAGCGACCGAAACGACCCCGCGACCGACGACCGAGCGAACTACGACTACACGAACGGCGACGTCGAGCGACCCGACCTCGTCTCGGATCTCGAGGCGCGCGTCGAGGGCGACGTCCGCTTCGACGAGTACTCCAGGGAGCTGTACGCGACCGACGCCAGCGCCTACGAGGTCACGCCCATCGGCGTGGTGTTCCCGACCTCGACGGAGGACATCGCCGCGGTGATGACCTACTGTGCCGGACGCGAGATCCCCGTGCTCCCGCGGGGCGGCGGCACGAGCCTCGCGGGCCAGGCGGTCAACGAGGCGGTCGTGCTCGACCTCTCGCGGTACATGAACGGGATCACCGACGTGGACCCCGACGCGATTCGCGCACGCGCCCAGACGGGGGTCACGCTGGGCGAGCTCAACCGCACGCTCGAACCCGAGGGGATCAAGTTCGCGCCCGACCCCTCCACGGCCGACCGCAGCGCCTTGGGGGGTGCGATCGGCAACAACACGACCGGCGCACACTCGCTTCTGTACGGGAAGACCGACGCCTACGTCGAGGAGTGCGAGGCCGTTCTCTCGGACGGGTCGGTCCACACCTTCGGCGAGATCGGGATTGACGAGCTCCGCGAGCGGTCCGATCCCGACGGCGAGCTGATCGAGCGAATCTACGCCGAAGTGGTGCGGATCATCGACGAGGAGAGCGACGCCGTCGCCGAGCGCTACCCGAGCATGAAGCGCAACGTCTCGGGCTACAACCTCGACGTGCTGGTCGAGGAGGCAAGCGAGGCGCAACGCGCCTCGGAGGACACGAGCGGTGTAACCGCGAGTAGTGGGGAGGGAAGTACCGAAGCGGGCGTCGTCAACCTCGCACGCCTGCTCGTCGGCAGCGAGGGCACCCTCGCCATCGTCACCGAGGCCGAGGTGAGCCTGGAGCCGATCCCCGAGACCAAATCGATCGGACTGCTCACCTACCACAGCCTACTCGAGGCGATGGAGGACGTCGGCCCGATCCTCGAACACGAGCCCGCCGCCCTCGAGGTGCTCGACGGCGTGCTCGTCGACCTCGCGCGCGGGCTCGACGAGTTCAAGGACGTGATCGGGATCCTGCCCGACGAGACGGACACGTTCCTGCTGGTCGAGTTCTACGCCGACTCCGACGAGGAGCGCCGCGAGAAGGTCGAGGGGCTGCTAGAGGATCGGGTCGGCGAGATCGCCTTCGACGGCTACGAGGCCTACGACGAGGAGACCCGAAAGGAGTTCTGGAAGATGCGGAAAGCCTCGACGCCGATCCTCCTCTCGCGAACCGGCGACGAGAAACACATCGCCTTCATCGAGGACGTCGCGATCCCGCCCGAACACCTCCCGGAGTACACCGCCGACTTCCAAGAGGTCTTCGAGGAGCACGACACGTTCGGGAGCTTCTACGCTCACGCCGGTCCGGGCTGTATGCACGTCCGCCCGCTGATCGACACCAAGACCGCCGAGGGTGTCGAGACGATGGTCTCGATCTCGGACGCGGCGACCGACCTCGCGGTGAAATACGGCGGGTCGGTCTCGGGCGAGCACGGCGACGGCAGGGCCAGAACCCAATGGAACAGGAAGCTCTACGGCGAGCACCTCTGGGAGGTCTTTCGCGACCTCAAGACGGCGTTCGACCCCGACTGGCTCTTGAATCCGGGCTCCGTCTGTGGGGACTTCGACATGAGCGAGAACCTCCGCTTCGGGCCCGACTACGAGTTCGAGGCGGGCTTCGATCCCGAGCTCAACTGGGAGAACGAGAACGGCTTTCAGGGGATGGCCGAGCTCTGTCACGGCTGTGGCGGCTGTCGCACCAGCCAGGACGGCGCGGGCGGCGTGATGTGTCCCACGTATCGGGCCTCCCAGGAGGAGATCACGAGCACGCGGGGCCGGGGGAACATGCTGCGCCAGGCGATGAGCGGCGACCTCCCTGAGGAAGAGCAGTTCGACGTCGAGTTCATGCACGAGGTGATGGACCTCTGTGTGGGCTGTAAGGGCTGTGCACGGGACTGTCCCTCCGAGGTCGACATGGCGAAGATGAAGGTCGAGGTCGAACACGAGTACCTGAAGCGCCACGGGGTCGACCTCCGATCGCGCGTCTTCGCGCGGATCGACTGGCTCTCGGACCTCGGGAGCGCGACCGCGCCGGTCTCGAACCTCGCGAGCTCGCTTCCCGGCTCTGGGCTCGTCACCGAGAAGGTGCTGGGGATCGCCCGCGAGCGCACCCTGCCGGCCTTCGAGCCCGAGACGCTCACCGAGTGGTACGAGAAACGCGGCCCGCAGGTGAGCGAAACGGAGGCCGACCGGAGGGTCCTCCTCTTTCCCGATACGTTCACCGACCACAACAACACGAAGGCGGGGAAGGCCGCGATCCGCGTGCTCGAAGCCGCGAACGTCCACGTGAGGATTCCCGAAGGTGTGACCGGCAGCGGCCGGCCCGCCCACTCGAAGGGGCTGATCGACCTCGCGAAGGAGAAGGCCGACCGCAACGTCACCGCGCTCGCACCCGACGTCAACGCGGGCTGGGACGTGGTCGTCGTCGAGCCCTCGGATGCGGTGATGTTCCAGCTCGACTACCTGGACCTCCTTTCAGGTGACGCAGTCGAGCGGATCGCCGAGAACACCTACGGCGTCATGGAGTACGTCGATCGGTTCCGCCTCGACGAGGCGATGCGCTTCGGCGCGCTCGACGAGTCGCTCACGTATCACGGCCACTGCCACCAGAAGGCGGTCAAGAAGGACCACCACACCGTCGGCGTGCTCAGACGAGCCGGCTACCGGGTCGATCCGCTCGATTCGGGCTGCTGTGGGATGGCCGGCTCGTTCGGCTACGAGGCCGAACACTACTCGATGAGCCAGGCGGTCGGCTCGATCCTCTTCGGACAGATCGAGGAGAGCACTGGAGAAAGCGTCGTCGCTCCCGGCTCGTCGTGTCGCAGCCAGATCGGCGACGAGTATGGAGAAAAGCCGCCCCATCCGGTCAGGAAGCTCGAAGCGGCGTTGGTCTGA
- a CDS encoding CaiB/BaiF CoA-transferase family protein, with protein MEPDNTSQEQILEGITVVDLTTFVTGGFATLMLANQGAEVIKVERPELGDDSRHSGPPFVSTEGYEGPGRSAAEQGESPYFWTVNYDKRSVELNLKSEEGLAICKELIEEADVVVENFRPGTAERLGLGYDDLRELNPGLVYCSISAFGETGPWSDRPGYDLLVQGMSGIMSVTGEEGGDPAKVGLPQTDLITAMWAAFGIVGALFRRERTGEGERVELGMLDAALPWLTKQAAKAFVGEETSRMGTKDPVLAPYQSYPTSDGYLNVACGNQKLWEAFCTEIGREDLLDDPRFDSNADRVEHMDELEVELSETLTERPTDEWVEELAEGAGLPVGPVYEVSEALESEQIEAREMVGSLEHSAAGEIPSLDHPLNFEGADSGFDDAPPLLGEDTEAILDRLGYDEERIEELREAGAIPDA; from the coding sequence ATGGAACCCGATAACACGAGCCAGGAGCAGATACTGGAGGGGATCACCGTCGTCGATCTCACGACCTTCGTCACCGGCGGCTTCGCGACGCTGATGCTCGCGAACCAGGGCGCGGAGGTGATCAAGGTCGAACGGCCCGAGCTGGGCGACGACAGCCGCCACTCGGGCCCGCCGTTCGTCTCGACGGAGGGATACGAGGGCCCAGGGAGGTCGGCCGCAGAACAGGGCGAATCGCCCTACTTCTGGACGGTCAACTACGACAAGCGGAGCGTCGAGCTCAACCTCAAGAGCGAGGAGGGGCTCGCGATCTGCAAGGAGCTGATCGAGGAGGCGGACGTCGTCGTCGAGAACTTCCGTCCCGGCACCGCCGAACGGCTCGGGCTCGGCTACGACGACCTCCGGGAGCTGAACCCCGGGCTCGTCTACTGTTCGATCTCCGCCTTCGGCGAGACCGGCCCCTGGAGCGACCGGCCGGGCTACGACCTGCTCGTCCAGGGCATGAGCGGGATCATGAGTGTCACCGGCGAGGAGGGGGGCGACCCGGCGAAGGTCGGCCTGCCCCAGACCGACCTCATCACGGCGATGTGGGCGGCCTTCGGGATCGTGGGCGCTCTCTTCCGGCGCGAGCGAACAGGTGAGGGCGAGCGCGTCGAGCTCGGGATGCTGGATGCGGCACTGCCGTGGCTCACGAAACAGGCCGCGAAGGCGTTCGTCGGCGAGGAGACGAGCAGGATGGGCACCAAGGACCCCGTGCTCGCGCCGTATCAGAGCTACCCCACCAGTGACGGATATCTGAACGTCGCCTGCGGCAACCAGAAGCTCTGGGAGGCGTTCTGCACCGAGATCGGCCGCGAGGACCTCCTCGACGATCCGCGGTTCGACTCCAACGCCGACCGGGTCGAACACATGGACGAGCTAGAGGTCGAACTGTCGGAGACGTTGACCGAGCGACCCACCGACGAGTGGGTCGAGGAACTCGCCGAGGGGGCGGGCCTGCCCGTCGGCCCGGTCTACGAGGTGAGCGAGGCGCTCGAAAGCGAGCAGATCGAGGCCCGCGAGATGGTGGGATCGCTCGAGCATTCCGCGGCGGGCGAGATCCCGAGCCTCGACCACCCGCTGAACTTCGAGGGTGCCGACAGCGGGTTCGACGACGCGCCGCCGCTGCTGGGCGAGGACACCGAGGCGATCCTCGATCGGCTGGGCTACGACGAGGAGCGGATCGAGGAGCTGCGCGAGGCGGGCGCGATCCCCGACGCGTAG